In Pseudobdellovibrionaceae bacterium, the following proteins share a genomic window:
- a CDS encoding FAD-binding oxidoreductase, with the protein MEADNPPSGLVPTAMKWWGWGDPQIRFPFAERPGFQDYLREHLACSDFSQSWSPNPEEFQLPEPRISTAVLHELAEHIGPGNVSTDHLERLRHCFGRSYLDLVHIRRHEVPHATDAVIFPETEDHLLETLQWADSHNIAVVPFGGGTSVVGGVSPEAGGKLAVVTVSLRKLNRVVYFDRVSQTVTAEAGILGPNLEAQLADYGYCLGHYPQSFEFSTVGGWVAARSSGQNSVLYGGIEKLVSALRVVSAKGITAIDLQPRHAVGPDLREMFVGSEGSLGIISQVTLNVSPAPKWKSYKLLMFDGFDSATTAARQLVQEHIPVAMVRVSDESETEVLLSMALGKKGFKNKLAKKWVTRYLNWKKLPTGICSAMLVGFEGEKSEIRSGWRQLRKCLKHFKYASLGKGPGRHWLKDRFFLPYLRDELLDQKILIETFETAGTWTNYLPLYQAIQECIKNSLPERHVLLCHLSHLYSNGASLYFSVIGNQRGDGGEVRQWEEVKKNLNKVIMEAGGVISHHHGVGVDHRDFTRRSPLEKEILLDLKTTVDPKNILNPGKLFEVPGARELQP; encoded by the coding sequence ATGGAAGCAGATAATCCTCCGAGTGGGCTCGTTCCGACCGCCATGAAATGGTGGGGATGGGGTGATCCCCAAATTCGTTTCCCCTTTGCTGAAAGGCCGGGTTTTCAGGACTATTTGCGTGAGCACCTGGCCTGCAGTGACTTCAGCCAGAGTTGGAGTCCCAATCCGGAAGAGTTTCAACTTCCTGAACCGCGAATTTCCACAGCCGTCCTCCATGAGTTGGCGGAGCATATTGGCCCTGGAAATGTATCAACCGATCACTTGGAACGTTTGCGTCATTGTTTTGGTCGCAGTTATTTGGATCTGGTTCACATTCGGCGTCACGAGGTCCCTCATGCCACGGATGCCGTGATCTTCCCCGAAACAGAAGACCACCTGTTGGAAACTCTCCAATGGGCGGATAGCCACAATATTGCCGTGGTTCCCTTTGGTGGGGGCACCAGTGTAGTGGGCGGAGTGTCTCCGGAAGCTGGAGGCAAACTGGCCGTCGTCACCGTGAGTTTGCGCAAGCTCAATCGGGTGGTTTACTTTGATCGGGTTTCACAAACCGTTACTGCGGAGGCGGGGATTCTTGGGCCCAATCTGGAAGCCCAATTGGCCGACTATGGCTACTGCCTCGGGCATTATCCCCAAAGTTTTGAGTTTTCCACTGTCGGGGGGTGGGTTGCAGCTCGCTCCAGTGGGCAGAACTCGGTTCTCTATGGAGGAATTGAGAAGTTGGTGTCGGCACTCAGGGTGGTTTCTGCCAAAGGAATTACCGCTATCGACCTTCAGCCCCGTCATGCGGTGGGGCCAGATCTACGCGAGATGTTCGTTGGATCTGAGGGAAGTCTTGGGATTATTAGTCAGGTGACATTGAATGTCTCACCTGCTCCAAAGTGGAAAAGCTACAAGCTTCTCATGTTTGATGGATTTGATTCAGCAACCACGGCTGCCCGTCAGTTGGTTCAAGAGCATATCCCTGTGGCCATGGTTCGGGTTTCAGATGAGTCCGAAACTGAGGTTCTCTTGAGTATGGCATTGGGGAAGAAGGGCTTCAAAAACAAGCTGGCCAAAAAGTGGGTCACCCGCTATCTGAACTGGAAGAAGCTGCCGACGGGTATTTGTTCCGCCATGTTGGTGGGCTTTGAAGGTGAGAAGAGCGAAATTCGCAGTGGTTGGCGGCAACTGAGAAAGTGTTTGAAGCACTTCAAGTATGCTTCATTGGGTAAAGGCCCAGGTCGCCATTGGCTTAAGGATCGGTTCTTCCTGCCCTATTTGCGCGATGAATTGTTGGATCAAAAAATCCTCATTGAGACTTTTGAAACCGCGGGGACTTGGACCAACTATCTTCCTCTGTATCAGGCCATTCAAGAGTGCATCAAAAATAGCCTCCCAGAACGCCATGTGCTTCTTTGTCATCTCTCCCACCTTTACTCTAACGGGGCCTCACTCTACTTTTCCGTGATTGGCAATCAGCGTGGCGACGGTGGAGAGGTGAGGCAATGGGAAGAGGTTAAGAAAAACCTAAACAAGGTGATCATGGAAGCCGGTGGAGTCATCAGTCATCACCACGGCGTGGGAGTGGATCATCGGGATTTTACTCGCCGCAGTCCATTGGAGAAGGAAATCCTTCTCGATCTTAAAACCACAGTCGACCCCAAAAATATCCTCAACCCAGGAAAGCTGTTTGAAGTTCCGGGTGCACGGGAGCTCCAGCCGTGA
- a CDS encoding sulfite exporter TauE/SafE family protein encodes MNVILVQAASVFGAGLLTSLTPCIYPMIPITVGYLGSAQHQDHRKKTVLGFFLGQVLTFTALGVLAVSLGEILGFSSEYQSVQLGTAAFLFVFGYFSWRGRLPGIVERLNNLPILKTKNSATLLGAVVVGAISALVASPCASPILGGVLATIAQSGSLTTGIFLMLFYSIGVSMIFLVLGLGLLSVGKLPKAGRWMIYVHKLSALLLLGAGVYYLLRGIELV; translated from the coding sequence TTGAACGTCATTCTTGTTCAAGCAGCCAGCGTCTTTGGCGCCGGACTCCTGACCAGCCTCACTCCTTGTATCTACCCCATGATACCTATCACTGTAGGTTACTTGGGAAGTGCTCAGCACCAGGATCATCGCAAGAAAACAGTGTTGGGCTTTTTTCTCGGTCAAGTGCTGACCTTTACCGCCTTGGGTGTACTCGCCGTTTCCTTGGGTGAGATCTTAGGTTTTTCTTCGGAGTACCAGTCGGTTCAGCTGGGTACAGCCGCCTTCCTTTTTGTCTTTGGTTACTTTTCCTGGAGGGGACGACTGCCCGGAATTGTAGAAAGGCTTAACAACCTACCAATACTTAAAACCAAAAACTCGGCCACCCTTTTGGGTGCTGTTGTTGTCGGTGCGATTTCAGCTTTGGTGGCCTCTCCCTGTGCGAGCCCCATTCTTGGTGGTGTGTTGGCCACCATTGCCCAGTCCGGAAGTCTCACTACGGGCATTTTCTTAATGTTGTTTTACTCCATCGGTGTGTCCATGATCTTTCTTGTCCTGGGATTGGGACTTCTTTCCGTCGGCAAGCTGCCTAAAGCCGGTCGGTGGATGATCTATGTCCACAAGCTCAGCGCTTTGCTCTTACTCGGCGCGGGTGTTTATTATCTCTTGCGTGGGATTGAATTGGTATAG
- a CDS encoding TlpA family protein disulfide reductase has product MVVLKSFIVSLFLLGATLASAAELTNSELDSLKPFANAEAAEGKDVRFLYLWATWCPDCREKLRGDIPNFKKEFPQVSVQTVNMDRRADKATGFITDEKVSLTVLRDEEKLLTKKLQLYSVPAWVVIKRDGEKWTVVGKAMGSDLQDIRTSLAQATGGKL; this is encoded by the coding sequence ATGGTTGTACTAAAATCCTTCATCGTGTCTTTATTCTTACTTGGCGCCACATTGGCGAGTGCCGCGGAGCTGACCAATAGTGAGCTGGATAGTCTTAAGCCCTTTGCCAACGCCGAAGCGGCTGAGGGCAAAGACGTTCGCTTTTTATATTTGTGGGCAACCTGGTGTCCAGACTGCCGCGAAAAACTTCGCGGGGACATCCCCAACTTTAAAAAGGAATTTCCCCAGGTCAGTGTGCAGACGGTGAACATGGACCGGCGGGCCGATAAGGCCACAGGCTTTATCACCGATGAAAAGGTCTCTCTTACCGTTCTGCGGGACGAGGAAAAACTGCTCACCAAAAAGCTGCAGCTCTACTCCGTTCCTGCCTGGGTGGTCATTAAAAGGGACGGGGAGAAGTGGACCGTTGTCGGCAAGGCCATGGGCTCAGACCTTCAGGATATTCGCACTTCCCTGGCTCAGGCCACAGGGGGCAAGCTTTGA
- a CDS encoding TlpA family protein disulfide reductase → MRQFLAMCLLLVVAPLTASALEVGEAAPSVVLTQISATGMEAPNDIIAREAGTTTDYKVLEFFSTTCPACHESLPIFSALATEFAGKVTFRQVGLDRDPQKVRDYITEKKALIHYDVALDNSREAARAYKIRYTPTLFVVDGNSQIVVKIIGVPSPEQLDELRQLFNGN, encoded by the coding sequence ATGCGTCAGTTTCTGGCAATGTGCCTGTTACTCGTTGTGGCCCCTTTGACCGCTTCAGCTCTTGAGGTGGGAGAAGCAGCCCCTAGTGTGGTTCTCACTCAGATTTCGGCGACTGGCATGGAAGCCCCCAATGACATTATTGCCAGGGAAGCCGGAACAACGACCGACTATAAGGTCCTGGAGTTTTTCTCCACCACTTGTCCTGCTTGTCATGAGAGTCTGCCGATATTTTCGGCTCTGGCCACAGAATTTGCTGGAAAGGTGACTTTCCGTCAGGTGGGCCTTGATCGTGATCCACAAAAAGTCAGAGACTACATCACCGAGAAAAAGGCACTGATCCATTACGATGTGGCTCTCGACAACAGCCGTGAGGCCGCACGCGCTTATAAGATTCGCTACACTCCCACTTTGTTTGTTGTCGATGGTAACAGCCAGATCGTGGTGAAAATTATTGGTGTACCATCTCCTGAACAGTTGGATGAACTCCGCCAACTTTTTAACGGCAACTAA
- a CDS encoding acyl-CoA thioesterase: MTEMVLPTHTNSLNSVFGGVIMSWIDICAAISAQRHCSRPVVTASIDALDFHRPAYQGWVITLKSCVNFVAKSSMEVGVSVEAEHLVKKQKYKIASAYLTFVALDDHGKPMAAPPVIPQTEEEKRRFEAAKKRRELRLKHRQL; this comes from the coding sequence ATGACGGAAATGGTTCTTCCAACTCACACAAATTCACTGAATAGTGTGTTTGGCGGCGTGATCATGTCTTGGATCGATATCTGCGCCGCCATTTCTGCCCAGCGCCACTGTTCCCGCCCTGTTGTCACCGCAAGCATAGACGCCCTTGATTTCCACCGTCCCGCCTATCAGGGCTGGGTTATTACCTTAAAGTCCTGCGTGAACTTTGTGGCCAAATCCTCAATGGAAGTGGGTGTTTCCGTCGAAGCCGAGCACCTGGTCAAAAAGCAAAAGTACAAAATTGCCTCAGCCTACCTCACGTTTGTCGCTCTTGATGACCATGGTAAGCCCATGGCTGCTCCTCCTGTGATTCCCCAGACCGAAGAGGAAAAGCGCCGCTTCGAGGCCGCCAAGAAGCGCCGCGAGCTCCGCCTCAAGCACCGCCAGCTGTAA
- a CDS encoding helix-turn-helix transcriptional regulator — translation MLRDVLIQKGLSNREAEVAELVTKGLSNKEVANQLFVTEKTVKFHLTNIYKKMNVKSRAQLIVWCLPHLGFVEKEERQAAAENQQIIGGSQNNADTIPAGNQTVASGMTIPTGINRGPGADSFGGNN, via the coding sequence ATGCTCAGAGATGTCCTGATACAAAAAGGTTTGTCCAACCGCGAAGCCGAAGTTGCTGAGTTGGTGACAAAGGGCCTGTCCAACAAGGAAGTTGCGAACCAGCTTTTCGTCACTGAGAAGACGGTGAAGTTTCACCTGACCAACATCTATAAAAAGATGAACGTCAAGTCTCGTGCTCAGTTGATCGTGTGGTGTTTGCCACATCTTGGATTCGTGGAAAAGGAAGAACGCCAAGCCGCAGCCGAGAACCAGCAAATTATTGGTGGGTCTCAGAACAATGCCGATACAATTCCTGCAGGAAATCAGACCGTCGCGTCTGGAATGACTATTCCTACTGGAATCAATCGCGGACCTGGTGCTGACTCCTTTGGCGGCAACAACTGA
- a CDS encoding HD domain-containing protein, producing the protein MASKSFLTSAELEEGLKGLQPSGLIVPPERTLMGAAIPFSQWLEDKLMARLSSHPEWAEVGAVALGSWARGELSPRSDVDILLTGDEQKVFSFASRLNEEGVKLRYRVPEDPEDWTVGVEPFDVLAVLHARSLHPKVEKALAEQKAKIKARGRKFSARLMQAMREERRARNKRYDSISNYLEPNLKYGPGGLRDLQQALYVHELYPHKFDTQVSDHSLETFAKYRQFFLTLRWRLHLMGRGDAVPAGDQIELAQWFGYESLREFMREIQLGLGRVSFYADWMVERARATKAKISLVEEAKLNKLLDGFSVLEKNPSRLMQGRLRALVEPFSKEMPTRVQIGKALSRYLNLEQSEEFLVALFKSRLLEFCVPELSKVAGLVQHDQYHRYTVNAHLLQAIRVLHRIYRKPASLGRLKALGKELTSQDWQILIWTALYHDLAKGRGGNHSIKGAALVKKDLVAMKVPLRLTVETAWMVEHHLDISTAAFRMNPHSKATWQRLHEKGIKGDRLRRLVIFTAVDIQATNPEAWSEWKERLLMDLYDVATSKRASQFMELLESAESEKVKLSEEFIRGLDPALIEEVPVRLLIQDYQKLKRKKKSDLEVLVWRSRKKETWVRMHTRNDRPGLFLEWTGLLFASGCQIQQCAVQTYDEFGAYDWFKVKTSRTPAQLKKWMSLVDLSKINRPEVYFDQVTLVSQDEKEDEVTLSFRGKDRPGLLMAAAAALAEEGFTIKWARAFTWGRQVDDVFGVKSLPDLQAKVESIAKRLTKNLLKN; encoded by the coding sequence ATGGCAAGTAAGTCCTTTCTCACTTCAGCAGAATTGGAAGAAGGCCTAAAAGGTCTTCAGCCCTCAGGGCTCATCGTGCCGCCCGAAAGGACGTTAATGGGTGCGGCCATTCCTTTTTCTCAGTGGCTTGAAGACAAGCTCATGGCCCGACTCTCTTCTCACCCCGAATGGGCCGAGGTGGGAGCTGTGGCTTTAGGCTCCTGGGCTCGAGGGGAGTTGAGTCCACGGTCCGACGTGGACATTCTCCTCACCGGAGACGAACAGAAGGTCTTTTCATTTGCCAGCAGACTCAATGAAGAAGGGGTCAAACTCAGGTATAGGGTACCGGAAGATCCTGAGGATTGGACAGTAGGTGTAGAGCCCTTTGATGTCCTGGCTGTTCTCCATGCCCGGTCTCTTCATCCCAAGGTTGAGAAAGCCCTTGCCGAGCAAAAAGCCAAGATCAAGGCCCGGGGGCGCAAGTTCTCAGCCCGCCTGATGCAGGCTATGCGCGAAGAAAGGCGGGCCCGGAACAAGCGCTATGACTCCATTTCCAACTATCTGGAGCCCAATCTCAAATATGGGCCTGGTGGACTCAGGGATTTGCAGCAGGCTCTTTATGTCCATGAGCTTTATCCACACAAATTTGACACCCAGGTGAGTGATCACTCCCTTGAGACCTTCGCCAAGTACCGACAGTTTTTCCTGACATTGCGTTGGCGTCTGCACCTGATGGGTCGAGGGGACGCGGTTCCCGCCGGAGATCAAATTGAGTTGGCCCAGTGGTTTGGCTACGAAAGTCTGCGCGAGTTTATGCGTGAGATCCAGCTGGGTTTGGGGCGAGTCAGTTTTTACGCCGATTGGATGGTGGAGAGGGCCCGGGCAACCAAAGCTAAGATTTCTTTGGTCGAAGAAGCGAAGCTCAACAAGCTTCTGGATGGATTTTCGGTATTGGAGAAAAACCCTTCCCGTCTCATGCAAGGGCGATTGCGGGCCCTGGTGGAGCCCTTTTCCAAGGAGATGCCGACCCGGGTGCAGATTGGCAAGGCCCTCAGTCGTTACCTGAACCTGGAGCAGTCTGAAGAATTCCTCGTGGCCTTATTCAAATCCCGACTATTGGAGTTTTGTGTTCCTGAGCTGAGCAAAGTGGCAGGATTGGTCCAACATGATCAATACCACCGCTACACGGTGAATGCCCATTTGCTTCAGGCCATTCGGGTTCTCCACCGAATTTACCGCAAGCCAGCCAGCTTGGGCCGACTTAAGGCCTTGGGTAAAGAACTGACATCCCAGGATTGGCAGATCCTCATATGGACGGCCCTTTATCATGATTTGGCTAAGGGCCGAGGAGGGAATCACTCCATCAAAGGAGCGGCCCTGGTCAAAAAAGATCTGGTGGCGATGAAGGTGCCTCTGCGATTGACCGTGGAGACGGCCTGGATGGTGGAGCACCACCTGGATATTTCCACCGCGGCTTTCCGTATGAATCCTCACTCCAAGGCGACCTGGCAAAGACTTCACGAGAAGGGCATCAAGGGGGATCGGCTGCGCAGACTGGTGATCTTTACCGCCGTCGATATTCAAGCCACCAATCCTGAGGCCTGGTCCGAGTGGAAGGAAAGACTTTTGATGGATCTCTATGATGTGGCCACATCCAAGAGGGCCAGTCAGTTTATGGAGCTATTGGAGTCGGCCGAATCAGAAAAGGTGAAACTCAGTGAGGAGTTTATTCGCGGCCTTGATCCGGCTCTGATTGAAGAAGTGCCAGTGCGGTTGCTTATTCAGGATTACCAAAAGCTCAAGCGTAAGAAAAAGAGCGACCTGGAAGTATTGGTGTGGCGCTCGCGAAAAAAAGAAACCTGGGTGCGCATGCACACCCGCAACGATAGGCCAGGACTGTTTTTGGAGTGGACAGGTCTTTTGTTTGCCTCCGGCTGCCAGATCCAGCAGTGCGCAGTGCAGACCTATGATGAGTTTGGGGCCTATGACTGGTTCAAGGTCAAAACCTCCCGCACGCCGGCCCAGTTGAAAAAATGGATGTCCTTAGTTGATCTCTCAAAGATCAATCGCCCTGAAGTGTATTTTGATCAGGTGACTTTGGTCAGCCAGGATGAAAAGGAAGATGAAGTGACTCTCAGTTTTCGTGGCAAAGACCGGCCGGGACTGCTGATGGCCGCGGCAGCTGCACTTGCCGAAGAAGGTTTTACGATCAAATGGGCGCGCGCTTTCACCTGGGGTCGACAAGTGGACGATGTTTTTGGTGTTAAAAGCCTTCCTGATCTCCAGGCAAAAGTAGAGAGCATAGCCAAAAGGCTGACAAAAAATCTGCTCAAAAACTAA
- the mutS gene encoding DNA mismatch repair protein MutS, with amino-acid sequence MEQYWSVKEDHPDKVVLFRMGDFFEMFHEDALIAAPILNIALTQRNKKSADDTPMCGVPHHSIAGPIGKLLAAGKKIAICDQIEDPREAKGIVKRAVTRCLSPGMVYDPDTLDQIEANYIASYDEDTVAFLEATTGEAFYYREAKPEEQQRLIKLLSPVELILAPQQKREWFDRQALEGLALSSHVINPELLSGEQGALPESAHRLLSYALTMQGVELRTTLGQFEERRLQKRLVLSPTVTRHLEIFESYKGEARGSLFHALNRTKTSAGARMLKQWLQFPLLDVEEINARQIRVDRWQSKPGELESLRKVLMGMGDVERRLGKISNPNCSPRDMESLKNSLMVGLRLREWCDGKGDPTSWQTCVELVGRIDNTLVEEPPVSTKDGGVIRRGFHPQLDEWIQLSEDSQSLLLALEAREKETTGIPSLKVRYNNVFGYYIEVTNTHKDKVPGHYLRKQTLTNAERYTTDELQELERKVLAARTKRVDLEKELFADLRQAILATTADLMALAKEWSELDVVSSLAWLAIEYKYRRPSFSHAGGLQIKASRHPVVEQEVNKRFVPNDIRINQSECLLLTGPNMAGKSTIMRQVAITAILAQIGSFVPAESAILPLFDRIFTRIGASDFLSEGLSTFMVEMQETAEMLKEAGHHSLVILDEVGRGTSTYDGMSLAQSILEYLVEKKQAMTLFATHYHELTQLEARLPRVKNAHMTITEKSGEIQFLHTLVGGPANKSYGIQVARLAGLPREVTHRAGQLLKKLESFQASGSGQMSFMEMDTSPEDVASDPVFEPSLNPEEVELLRELKDLSVTGMTPLEALNHIAKWQKSLS; translated from the coding sequence ATGGAGCAGTATTGGTCGGTCAAAGAAGACCATCCGGACAAGGTGGTGCTGTTTCGCATGGGCGACTTTTTCGAAATGTTTCATGAAGATGCCTTGATTGCGGCTCCGATTTTGAACATTGCTTTGACCCAAAGAAACAAAAAATCAGCAGACGATACTCCCATGTGCGGAGTGCCCCATCACAGTATTGCCGGGCCCATTGGCAAGCTTTTGGCGGCAGGTAAAAAAATTGCCATTTGCGATCAAATTGAAGACCCGAGAGAGGCCAAGGGCATTGTTAAAAGGGCGGTCACACGTTGTTTAAGCCCCGGAATGGTCTATGACCCGGACACTCTGGATCAAATTGAGGCCAACTACATAGCCTCTTATGACGAGGACACGGTGGCCTTTTTGGAAGCCACCACGGGTGAGGCCTTTTACTACCGGGAGGCCAAGCCAGAAGAACAGCAAAGATTGATAAAGCTTTTATCTCCGGTGGAGCTGATCCTGGCCCCTCAGCAAAAGAGGGAGTGGTTTGATCGCCAGGCTCTTGAGGGCTTGGCCCTCAGTAGCCACGTGATCAACCCAGAGCTTCTGTCTGGTGAACAGGGTGCTTTGCCCGAGTCCGCGCACAGGCTTTTGAGTTACGCTCTCACTATGCAGGGCGTGGAACTTCGGACCACCCTTGGTCAATTTGAAGAGCGCCGCTTGCAAAAGCGCCTAGTGCTGTCGCCGACGGTGACAAGGCATCTGGAGATATTTGAATCCTATAAGGGTGAAGCCAGGGGCAGTCTTTTTCACGCTCTTAATCGCACCAAGACGTCGGCCGGTGCCCGCATGCTGAAGCAATGGCTGCAGTTTCCCTTGCTCGACGTGGAGGAGATCAACGCTCGGCAAATTCGGGTGGACCGCTGGCAATCAAAGCCAGGGGAGCTGGAGTCCCTGCGCAAAGTTCTCATGGGCATGGGAGATGTGGAGCGCCGTTTGGGTAAGATCTCGAACCCGAACTGTTCCCCGCGAGATATGGAGTCACTCAAGAATTCCCTGATGGTGGGCTTAAGACTTCGCGAATGGTGTGATGGCAAGGGTGATCCCACCAGTTGGCAAACATGTGTTGAGCTTGTCGGCCGAATTGATAACACCTTAGTTGAGGAGCCGCCAGTTTCCACCAAAGACGGTGGAGTGATCCGTCGTGGATTTCACCCACAGCTCGATGAGTGGATTCAACTGAGTGAGGACAGCCAAAGTCTTTTGCTGGCTTTGGAAGCGCGAGAAAAAGAAACCACCGGAATTCCGTCTCTCAAAGTGCGCTACAACAATGTATTTGGCTACTACATCGAAGTGACCAACACCCATAAGGACAAAGTCCCAGGTCATTATTTGCGCAAGCAAACTCTCACCAATGCCGAACGCTACACCACCGATGAGTTGCAGGAGCTGGAGCGCAAGGTCTTGGCCGCCCGGACCAAGCGGGTGGATTTGGAAAAGGAACTATTTGCCGATCTCCGCCAAGCTATTTTAGCAACCACAGCTGATCTGATGGCCCTGGCCAAAGAGTGGTCGGAGCTCGATGTGGTGAGCTCCCTTGCCTGGCTGGCCATTGAGTACAAATACCGCAGGCCGAGCTTTAGTCATGCAGGAGGGCTGCAAATCAAAGCCAGTCGTCATCCGGTGGTGGAGCAAGAGGTCAATAAACGCTTTGTCCCCAATGACATTCGGATCAACCAAAGTGAGTGTCTTTTGCTCACCGGACCCAACATGGCCGGTAAGTCGACGATTATGAGGCAAGTGGCGATCACGGCGATCTTAGCTCAGATTGGGTCTTTTGTTCCTGCTGAAAGTGCCATTCTGCCTTTGTTTGATCGGATTTTCACGCGCATTGGTGCCAGCGATTTCTTGAGTGAAGGCCTTTCAACTTTTATGGTGGAGATGCAGGAAACTGCTGAGATGCTCAAAGAGGCGGGCCATCATTCTCTGGTGATTCTCGACGAAGTGGGGCGGGGAACATCTACCTATGATGGTATGAGCCTGGCCCAATCCATACTTGAGTACCTGGTGGAGAAAAAGCAGGCCATGACTTTGTTTGCCACCCATTATCATGAGTTGACTCAATTGGAGGCTCGGCTTCCCCGCGTGAAGAACGCCCATATGACGATCACCGAGAAATCAGGTGAGATTCAGTTCCTGCACACTCTAGTGGGTGGTCCAGCCAACAAATCCTACGGGATTCAAGTGGCGCGCCTGGCGGGGCTACCCCGCGAGGTCACCCATCGTGCCGGTCAGTTGCTCAAAAAGCTAGAGTCCTTTCAGGCCAGCGGATCGGGACAAATGAGCTTTATGGAAATGGACACTTCGCCTGAAGATGTGGCTTCAGATCCTGTCTTTGAGCCATCCTTGAATCCTGAGGAAGTCGAGCTACTGAGAGAACTCAAAGACCTTTCAGTCACCGGCATGACTCCTCTTGAAGCCCTCAACCACATAGCCAAATGGCAAAAGAGTCTTTCGTAA
- a CDS encoding LysR family transcriptional regulator — MQIDSINLNNLRVFECVYKTRCMTTASKELHLTQSGVSQHIKTLEETLEVKLFDRINKKIYPTTEGDELYKVIQPALFNIEDVLNAVTNREAEMKGVVNIGMPIEFGNNRIVPILGQLGQEFPELQFHLTMDFANKINEELLSGHLDFAFVDDFNMDKRIHVEEVSEEIHDLVATEKFLKRFGKPGNTKSYFESLEYLAYQEGEPVLRSWFSHHLKRKNLMLNVRAQVMDVQAIARLVLSDLGVGVLPDHLVQKLRDEGHKLHVFKGCGRPLKNGLSLAYLKNRSRPAHVGRILEELKRALAPQS, encoded by the coding sequence ATGCAAATCGACAGTATTAATCTCAATAACTTGCGTGTGTTTGAATGTGTGTACAAGACCCGTTGTATGACAACGGCCTCGAAAGAGCTTCACCTTACCCAAAGCGGTGTGAGCCAGCACATTAAAACCTTGGAAGAAACCCTTGAGGTCAAACTCTTCGACCGCATCAACAAGAAGATCTATCCCACGACCGAAGGGGACGAGCTCTACAAAGTGATCCAGCCGGCCTTATTCAACATTGAAGACGTTTTGAATGCGGTGACCAACCGTGAAGCGGAAATGAAGGGTGTGGTTAATATTGGGATGCCCATTGAGTTTGGCAACAACCGCATTGTGCCGATTCTAGGCCAATTAGGGCAGGAGTTTCCGGAGCTGCAGTTCCATTTGACCATGGATTTTGCAAACAAGATCAATGAGGAGCTGTTGAGCGGGCACTTGGACTTTGCATTTGTCGATGACTTTAATATGGACAAGCGCATCCACGTGGAAGAAGTCTCAGAAGAAATCCACGATTTGGTGGCAACTGAGAAATTCCTCAAGCGCTTTGGCAAACCGGGTAACACCAAGTCCTACTTTGAGTCTCTCGAGTATTTGGCCTACCAAGAGGGAGAGCCGGTGCTGCGCTCCTGGTTTAGCCACCACCTTAAGCGCAAAAACCTCATGCTCAATGTGCGCGCCCAGGTGATGGACGTTCAGGCCATCGCTCGCCTTGTGTTGTCGGATTTGGGTGTGGGTGTATTGCCTGATCACCTGGTACAAAAACTTCGGGATGAAGGCCACAAGCTTCATGTGTTTAAGGGCTGCGGAAGGCCGTTAAAGAATGGACTTTCCTTAGCTTACCTCAAAAACCGCAGTCGGCCGGCCCACGTGGGTCGAATTCTTGAGGAACTCAAAAGGGCCCTTGCTCCACAGTCCTAA